From Chlamydia avium 10DC88:
AAATTATATGGTGACTATAGGAGATCGCGAAGTTGAAGAAAAAACTCTAGCCGTACGCACCCGAGATAATCGTGTATTAGATGTAACAGTAGAAAGATTTATAAATACACTACTTGAGGAAAAGAATTCTTTGAATCTAACCTCTCTACTATAGAAACATATAAATTAAGGATAGGCCTTTCTAATGAAAACTATTGCTGTCAATAGCTTTAAAGGTGGCACAGCAAAGACTTCAACAGCCTTACATTTAGGAGCAGCTTTAGCTCAATATCACCATGCTAAAGTGCTCCTTATCGATTTTGATGCTCAAGCAAATTTGACCTCAGGGTTAGGTCTGGACCCAGATTGTTATGATAGCCTCGCTGTCGTCTTACAAGGGGAAAAAAATATTCATGAGGTGATCCGGCCTATTGAGAATACTTTAGATCTCATTCCTGCAGACACATGGTTAGAACGTATCGAAGTTTCTGGTAATTTAGCTGCAGACCGTTATTCTCACGAAAGACTTAAGCATATTCTTTCTGCTGTGGAGCATGAGTATGATTTTGTCATTATTGACACCCCCCCTTCTTTATGCTGGCTTACGGAATCCGCATTAATAGCAGCACAATACGCGCTGATTTGTGCTACTCCCGAATTTTATAGCGTTAAAGGTCTAGAAAGACTGGCATCTTTTATCCAAGGGATATCTTCTCGCCATCCTCTGAGTATCCTCGGTGTTGCTTTGTCTTTTTGGAATTATCGGGGGAAAAATAATGCAGCCTTCGCTGAACTTATTCATAAAACTTTCCCAGGAAGACTATTAAATACAAAAATTCGTAGAGATATCACTATTTCCGAAGCCGCTATCCATGGTAAGCCTGTGTTTACCACTGCTCCCTCAGCTAGAGCTTCCGAAGATTACTTAAATCTCACCAAAGAATTACTAATTTTACTGAGAGACATGTGATCCATGGGAAATTTGAAAACGTTATTAGAAAGTCGTTTTAAAAAAAGCTCCCAAGAAAAAATGGATACGTTGACACGTCAACGCATGAATGGGGAGCTCTCTCCCCTTTTAAGTAGATTTTCTACCCCAGAACTATCTCCAAAAGAAGAAGAAAAGTTTCGCCAACTGTTAGAAAATTACACCTGTGATGATCAGATATCCGAAGAAGATTTTCATAATTTATGCTGTCTTTCTGCTCAAATTAAACAAATCCATCATCAAGCTGTTCTCTTGCACGGAGAACGTATTAAAAAAGTTCGCGATTTATTAAAAAATTATCGTGAGGGGGCCTTTTCTTCCTGGCTATTGCTTACCTATGGGAATAGGCAAACCCCCTATAATTTCCTTGTATATTATGAATTATTTTCTGCTCTTCCTGATCCTCTGAAAATCGAAGTAGAAAAAATGCCACGGCAAGCAATATATACGTTAGCTGCCCGCCAAGGTTCTCAAGAACAAAAAGAAGCGATTATTCGTAATTATCGTGGTGAAAGCAAAGGAGAACTTTTAGATATCATCCGAAAAACATTTCCTCTTGTGGCTACTGATCGACGACAAACCTGTCTATCTAGGCAAGCTTTTTCTCTACTATCTAAAGGCCTACAATTATTAAAAAAATGCCCAGAGCTATCTTCTGAAGATTGTTTAGATCTAGATAAACTGATAAAAAAAATGCAAAAAATTAAAAATAGTTTCTCCTCCAATACAAAGGTGTAATATATGGCAGCAAAATCCAAAGCTATCGAACTTGAAGATAATGTCTTTCTCATTCTAGAAGGCAATCTAAAAAGAATCTTCGCTACTCCCATTGGTTACACTACATTTCGTGAATTTCAAAATGTTGTTTTTAACTGCTCTAATGGGAGACAAGACATAGCCAATTTCTTTTTTGAAATGCTAATCAATGGAAAATTAATTCAAGATCTACCTGCAGAGCAAAAGCAGGCATCTCAAAGTTTAATTTCTGATTTTATGATGCCGATTCGCGTGGCTAAAGATATTCACGAACGCGGAGAATTCATCAACTTTATCACTTCCGATATGTTGACTCAACAAGAACGCTGTGTATTTTTAAATCGCTTAGCAAGAGTGGATGGCCAAGAATTCCTGCTAATGACAGATGTACAGAATACTTGCCATTTAATTCGACATCTATTTGCTCGTCTATTAGAAGCACAAAAAAATCCTATAGGAGAGAAAAACCTTCAAGAAATCCAAGAAGATATTGTATCCTTGAGAAACTACTTCGAAGAATTAGAAAAATCGCTTCTACAATAAATAATATATGAACAAGAAACAGCGTGTTCTTACTGGTGATCGGCCTACAGGTAAGCTACACTTAGGCCATTGGGTTGGATCAATAAAAAATCGTTTGGCTCTGCAAAACAACCCAAATTATGACTGCTTTTTTATCATTGCGGATCTTCATGTTCTAACAACAAAAATACGTAAGGAACAAATCCTAAATGTAGACAATCATATTTATGAAGTACTCGCTGATTGGTTGAGCGTAGGCATAGATCCCAGTAAATCCACCATTTATCTACAATCTGCTATTCCTGAGATTTATGAATTGCATTTACTGTTTTCTATGTTAATTTCGATTAATCGTGTTATGGGCATTCCTAGCCTTAAGGAAATGGCAAAGCATGCTGCTATAGAAGAAGGTGGGCTATCTTTAGGCCTTGTAAGTTATCCCGTATTACAAAGCGCTGATATTCTACTTGCAAAAGCACAAATTGTTCCTGTGGGAAAGGATAACGAAGCTCACATTGAACTAGCTCGAGATATTGCACGTAATTTCAATCGTTTGTATGGAGAAGTTTTCCCAGAACCCACTGTTTTACAAGGAGATCTCACTTCCTTAGTAGGAATAGACGGATTAGGAAAAATGAGTAAATCTGCAAATAATGCTATTTACCTCTCTGATGAAGATCGGGTCATCAGAGAAAAAATTCGTAAAATGTACACGGATCCTAATCGAATCCATGCTACGACTCCAGGTCGTGTAGAAGGGAATCCTTTATTTATCTATCATGACATCTTTAACCCCAATAAAGACGAAGTTGAAGAATTTAAAACACGTTACCGTCAAGGGCGTATAAAGGATGTAGAGGTTAAGGCACGCCTTGCTGAAGCAATCATTCTCTTTCTACAACCTATTAAAGAAAAACGTGCGGAATTATTGGCAAAACCACAAGTCTTACACACAGCCTTACAACAAGGCACGGAAACTATGCGAAATGTAGCAAAAGCAACCATGGAAGAAGTCCACGACACCTTAGGTCTAAGCCATAAATGGCGTTCTCGACTATCCAAAACTCATGCCTATGACTTTTAAATTATGTGCTGCCTATGCTCCCTGTGGTGATCAGCCAGAAGCTATTGCTCAACTTACTCAAGGTATACGGAATAATTTACCTGCTCAAGTCCTTTTAGGAGCCACAGGATCAGGGAAAACATTCACTATTGCTAACGTAATTGCTAATGTGAATCTCCCTACTCTAGTATTAGCACACAATAAAACATTGGCAGCTCAACTATATCAAGAGTTTAGAGAATTTTTCCCTAATAATGCAGTAGAATACTTTATATCTTATTACGACTACTATCAACCAGAAGCCTATATTGCGCGCAGTAATACTTATATAGAAAAAAGTCTTCTAATCAATACGGAGATTGATAAGCTACGCTTATCAGCAACACGATCCCTTCTAGAACGTCGGGATACTCTAATTGTTTCTTCTATATCTTGTATCTATGGTATTGGCTCTCCTAAAAATTACGCTGCTATGACACTCAAGCTTACAGTAGGAGAAGAATACCCTCGAGCTATGTTAACTACGCAGTTAGTAAAAATGCATTACCGAGCCTCCCTTACTGGGCAACTTTCTTCTTTTCGAGAACGTGGTAGTGTCATAGATATTTTCCCAGCTTATGAAAATGATCTAGCTATCCGCTTAGAGTTTGTTAATGATCTACTTACTTCAATAGAATTTAGTGATCCATTAACGATGATCCCCAAACAATCTGTAAGTTCAACAATCATCTATCCCGGATCACATTATGTAACCCCTGAAGCAATTCGTGAACAAGCTGTACGCTCAATTCGTGAAGAATTAGAAGAACGCATGATGTTTTTCCAAAATCGTCCTATAGAACAAGATCGTCTTTTTCATAGGACAACCCATGATATCGAAATGATTAAAGAAACAGGATTCTGTAAGGGAATTGAAAATTATTCTCGTCATTTCACACAATTACCCCCAGGGGCTCCTCCTACATGTCTTCTCGACTATTTCCCTGAAGATTTTTTGTTAATCATCGATGAATCTCACCAAACCTTACCCCAGATGCGAGCCATGTATCGCGGAGATTTTTCTAGAAAACAATCTTTAGTAGAATATGGTTTTCGATTGCCTTCAGCGTATGATAATCGTCCTTTAACTTATGATGAAGCTCAGAAATATTTTCGTAAGGTAATTTACGTATCTGCAACACCAGGAGCGACAGAATTACGTGCAAGCCAAGGCCATGTTGTTGAACAAATTCTTCGACCTACAGGAATTCCTGATCCTCTCCCAGAAATACGCCCAGCAGTAGGACAAGTGGATGATCTTTTAGAAGAAATCCGCAAACGCTTATCAAAATCCCAAGAAAAAATTTTAGTAATTTCCTTAACAAAAAAACTTGCTGAAGACATAACAACGTTTCTACGTGAGTTAAATATTTCTGCCGCCTATCTACATTCTGGCATAGAAACTGCTGAACGCACCCATATCCTTACTGATTTACGTTTAGGGAATATTGATGTACTTGTAGGTGTCAATTTACTTCGAGAAGGGCTAGACCTTCCTGAAGTATCTCTAGTTGCTATTCTTGATGCTGATAAAGAAGGATTCTTACGTAGTACCTCTTCCTTAATACAATTCTGCGGAAGAGCAGCAAGAAATGTTCAAGGGAAAGTCATTTTCTATGCTGATCATAAAACACCATCCATAGAACAAACGCTAAAAGAAACACAGCGTCGTCGTCGTGTACAACTCGAATACAACA
This genomic window contains:
- a CDS encoding ParA family protein; this encodes MKTIAVNSFKGGTAKTSTALHLGAALAQYHHAKVLLIDFDAQANLTSGLGLDPDCYDSLAVVLQGEKNIHEVIRPIENTLDLIPADTWLERIEVSGNLAADRYSHERLKHILSAVEHEYDFVIIDTPPSLCWLTESALIAAQYALICATPEFYSVKGLERLASFIQGISSRHPLSILGVALSFWNYRGKNNAAFAELIHKTFPGRLLNTKIRRDITISEAAIHGKPVFTTAPSARASEDYLNLTKELLILLRDM
- a CDS encoding DUF5414 family protein — translated: MAAKSKAIELEDNVFLILEGNLKRIFATPIGYTTFREFQNVVFNCSNGRQDIANFFFEMLINGKLIQDLPAEQKQASQSLISDFMMPIRVAKDIHERGEFINFITSDMLTQQERCVFLNRLARVDGQEFLLMTDVQNTCHLIRHLFARLLEAQKNPIGEKNLQEIQEDIVSLRNYFEELEKSLLQ
- the trpS gene encoding tryptophan--tRNA ligase yields the protein MNKKQRVLTGDRPTGKLHLGHWVGSIKNRLALQNNPNYDCFFIIADLHVLTTKIRKEQILNVDNHIYEVLADWLSVGIDPSKSTIYLQSAIPEIYELHLLFSMLISINRVMGIPSLKEMAKHAAIEEGGLSLGLVSYPVLQSADILLAKAQIVPVGKDNEAHIELARDIARNFNRLYGEVFPEPTVLQGDLTSLVGIDGLGKMSKSANNAIYLSDEDRVIREKIRKMYTDPNRIHATTPGRVEGNPLFIYHDIFNPNKDEVEEFKTRYRQGRIKDVEVKARLAEAIILFLQPIKEKRAELLAKPQVLHTALQQGTETMRNVAKATMEEVHDTLGLSHKWRSRLSKTHAYDF
- the uvrB gene encoding excinuclease ABC subunit UvrB, which gives rise to MTFKLCAAYAPCGDQPEAIAQLTQGIRNNLPAQVLLGATGSGKTFTIANVIANVNLPTLVLAHNKTLAAQLYQEFREFFPNNAVEYFISYYDYYQPEAYIARSNTYIEKSLLINTEIDKLRLSATRSLLERRDTLIVSSISCIYGIGSPKNYAAMTLKLTVGEEYPRAMLTTQLVKMHYRASLTGQLSSFRERGSVIDIFPAYENDLAIRLEFVNDLLTSIEFSDPLTMIPKQSVSSTIIYPGSHYVTPEAIREQAVRSIREELEERMMFFQNRPIEQDRLFHRTTHDIEMIKETGFCKGIENYSRHFTQLPPGAPPTCLLDYFPEDFLLIIDESHQTLPQMRAMYRGDFSRKQSLVEYGFRLPSAYDNRPLTYDEAQKYFRKVIYVSATPGATELRASQGHVVEQILRPTGIPDPLPEIRPAVGQVDDLLEEIRKRLSKSQEKILVISLTKKLAEDITTFLRELNISAAYLHSGIETAERTHILTDLRLGNIDVLVGVNLLREGLDLPEVSLVAILDADKEGFLRSTSSLIQFCGRAARNVQGKVIFYADHKTPSIEQTLKETQRRRRVQLEYNKTHHITPKPIIKGIFANPIPQGKKKETTESPPLPLSVTECEKLIQKYETLMHEAANEFRFDDAAKYRDKMKAVKEHLLYLS
- a CDS encoding pGP6-D family virulence protein; the protein is MGNLKTLLESRFKKSSQEKMDTLTRQRMNGELSPLLSRFSTPELSPKEEEKFRQLLENYTCDDQISEEDFHNLCCLSAQIKQIHHQAVLLHGERIKKVRDLLKNYREGAFSSWLLLTYGNRQTPYNFLVYYELFSALPDPLKIEVEKMPRQAIYTLAARQGSQEQKEAIIRNYRGESKGELLDIIRKTFPLVATDRRQTCLSRQAFSLLSKGLQLLKKCPELSSEDCLDLDKLIKKMQKIKNSFSSNTKV